TCACACTGAAAGCTTCTTAATACATATCATTCATACACTCATCATCATACACTCAGTTTTAAGATGCGTTGTGTTAGCCACtctaaaattattattattgcaattGACATCCAAGAAATGTATGCAACACCTGGTGGTTTCACTTTAGTAAGTATTGTGCTCTCTACTACCACCAGAGGTCcccatttattatttttcatttacttCATACAGTAGTTACATCATGGTGGAGAAAAAATAGAGGAGTTTTAGGGATTTGTATTAAGTGGGAAAACCTGCTACACTTCTGTTTAGGGGGTTCTAAACATTAAAGCATTGAATCCTGGTCGTTTCTGTGTAAAATCAGCATCAGTTACCCCTCAAATCAAAGCTGggatttataaaatattataatactcACCAATATGCAATTCTAACAAGTTGCCTTTGGATAGGTAAATGTACTTCTATGTATACAGGATATACATATATGTAGTAGAGTTGCACCATTGACAACATATTACCAAGCCACAtaattttaagttttaagaTTAAGTTAAGTTTCTAGCAAGGTTATAGAtagttttgaatttgtttttattttattttaattttgacttTTCAATGTCTGTAGTTTTGGTTAGTCTTCACagtgtatttgttatttttttgcttgGTTTCAGTTTATCAGAAGGGCTTAGTTTATATATTGTTAGCTTGTTTTTATTAGGGACAGGCATGATGTCTCAAAAGTAATTAACTACATTTAGTCtgaacaacatttaaaacatcaaaacattttttaaagatccGTGTTTCTTCTCAGACAGACTGGTGTGGACTACAAACATCTGTAGAACACCACTGCGCCTATGTGACTAAAGTGAGTGGAGCAAGATAATGTCTTGCTTTACAGTACAATCAGTTTAGATCTTCTAATTGACAACTAAATTAATATACAACCCGGATAAgttatgttaatgtttaacaCTGACTTACTATATAGTGTGAGCAGAATAACTGCTATCAAAGACAGTAAACAATAGTGCAGTTACTGAACAGAATTTATTTCTTAGTTAAGTTATTGAGAGTACAGATTTGTTTAAAACtctccatcatcttcctcctccccctctcctacACTATCTGTGCCAACCTCCTCATAATCCTTCTCCAGCGCCGCCATGTCCTCTCTGGCCTCAGAgaactctccctcctccatacCCTCACCCACATACCAGTGAACAAAGGCACGCTTGGCGTACATCAGATCAAACTTGTGGTCAAGCCGAGCCCAGGCCTCTGCAATAGCAGTGGTGTTGCTCAGCATGCACACAGCCCTCTGGACCTTGGCCAGGTCTCCACCAGGAACCACAGTGGGCGGCTGGTAGTTGATGCCAACCTTGAAACCAGTGGGGCACCAGTCCACAAACTGGATGGAGCGCTTGGTTTTGATAGTGGCAATTGCAGCATTCACATCTTTGGGCACCACATCACCACGATACAAAAGGCAGCAAGCCATGTATTTGCCGTGGCGAGGGTCACATTTCACCAACTGATTGGCCGGCTCGAAGCAGGCGTTGGTGATTTCTGACACCGTTAACTGCTCATGGTACGCCTTCTCAGCAGAGATGACGGGGGCATAGGTGGCTAGAGGGAAGTGGATACGAGGATATGGCACCAAGTTGGTCTGGAACTCTGTCAGATCAACATTGAGGGCGCCATCAAAACGAAGGGaagcagtgatggaggagacAATCTGACTGATCAACCTGTTCAGGTTGGTGTAAGAAGGACGCTCAATATCGAGGTTCCTATGGCAGATATCGTAGATGGCCTCGTTATCTACCATGAATGCACAGTCAGAGTGCTCTAGGGTGGTGTGGGTGGTCAGGATGGCGTTGTAGGGCTCCACCACAGCGGTGGATACCTGGGGAGCTGGGTAGATGGAGAACTCCAGCTTGGACTTCTTGCCGTAGTCGACAGAGAGACGCTCCATCAGCAGGGAGGTGAAACCAGAGCCGGTGCCACCTCCGAAGCTGTGGAAAACCAGGAAGCCCTGAAGGCCGGTGCACCTGTCAGCCTGagggcagagggagagacactGATCATATATAGGAGATGCAGTAAAATTGTTTAGCTGGAAATTGATTTATTGCTAATTTTGACACAGAaagtcaatttttttaaataccatcATAGGtttgtgcatttaaaattgGCTGTGTGGAGCTTTTACACAAGCTAAAGTGGGTGAAATAGATAATAGTAAGCAGGAGGAAAGCTAGTTAGGTTAGCTATATTGGCTAAATACTGGCACTGACAGCTAACAGTAATGGAGGTtgcattatgttacattatgatgtattcagctcaaaaaaaatgtgtatttggcAAAGGTTTATTATAACGCGAGCATGAAGAgttcaaatgttatcttgtaaattttagtttttggcaagaaacttCCAGTTGTGTGAAGGAAaagttttcacagcaatatgtAATAGATATAAGGGTGGGAATTATAGCCCCTTAAACTTTGTAACACTAGCTCAAAGCAGCATATAATACATAACTACTAAtgcaaagatttattttttaacaaagcatatactgaaataaaactataattatttatttccttatcatttgaattttgtgtttCCATGCAAGTAACCACTATAGATGATAATAAAGTAAAAGCATAACATTCTGAACTTTTGttggtttacactgacttgaGATGAAGGAACAACAGCCACTAACCATGAGTTCTGCGAGCTGGCTAAACTGGTAAGTTGCTGGTAGTGTATCACTGCTATCAAAAGCAAACGACCTCTTTAGAAtatcatgaatacatttttttccctctaccCTGAAGGGTGTCAAGACATGCAGATAtagtttaatataatttatcgAATTTTTGAGATATagtcttttttttgccatcacaCCACTAAAAATGGAAGGAAAATTTTAATTTAGGATTGTACTGTAATCTTTGAACCAGTATAAGTCTACTAGGTCACAGTGGTCCGGTCTGATTAGAAAGGAACCTCTCCTGATCTGAATTTACCCACCAATTTGCGGATCCTGTCCAGCACCAGTTCAATGATCTCTTTGCCAACAGTGTAGTGTCCACGGGCGTAGTTGTTGGCAGCATCCTCCTTGCCAGTGATCAGCTGCTCAGGGTGAAACAGCTGGCGGTAGGCCCCAGAGCGCACCTCATCTGAATAGACCgattcaaatcagaaatcactTGAGGGTTTGACTTTATGAGATAAAAGAGGGATCTGTATTTAAGGAGGTTACCAATGACCGTGGGCTCCAAGTCCACAAAGACAGCTCTGGGGACGTGCTTTCCAGCTCCAGTCTCACTGAAGAAGGTGTTGAAGGAATCATCTGTTCCTTCCGAGGTCGTGCCACTGGGCATCCGTCCGTCAGGCTGGAGGCCATGTTCCAGGCAGTAAAGCTCCCAGCAGGCATTGCCAATCTGGACACCAGCCTGACCGACGTGGACCGATATACACTCACGCTGGAGGAAAGCGGGCAATATGTAACATTTAACCATTAAATACTGCTAGACATCTATACGTTTAACCATGTCGAATTGGATGTTTCAGAGTTTCAGATCATCGGATATGTTGAAGACAGCAGAGGTccaaagggaggaggagggatgaaagGACTCTTTGTAAAGTACCAGATACAGCAACATCATGACCGAGTCACCTGACACATGCTGCCCTTCTATTTATAGTCTTAAAATGAATCAGTTTATTCAGACGAACAGATAGTTGAATATCcatgaataaaatcataatgagagaaaacatacacacatctatatatatatatatatatatatatgaaattacataaaataTCTAATTTTCGTAAGCACACAGTTTTCATAGCCAgtagtaaaacataaaaagattaCAGATTAAGTGTCTGattcataaataatattagGAAGAACTTTTACATaggtggttaaaaaaagaagataacaATTTAAAGACTAGGAGATATATGAAGTTATAGAACATCGAtgtaatacaaaatatcaagaatataatgttactaaaatatattgctactaaaatataaaataaaaacataggaTACAACACTACACACAGTAgacaagaaaaaagaggaatgtGACAAGACTGGTGTTAATTATATAATGGCTGTGagcctggttaaataaaaaagaaaacgtcCCATTGTCCCACACTCACCATGCTTCCTGAAGATGTGTCTGACGGGGTtgagatgaggaagaagagactGATTATTTAACTCTCACAGCTGCGCTTCAAGGAGTGCTGTGTGAGACGCGAACACCGATTTACACCAGGCGAGGCCATTTATAGTGGCATTACAAGGCAGAATAAACAGCTGAATCCAATTGGTCGAGAGCCACAAGAGCTTCTTTCCTATTGGTTAAGCGAAAGCACCGCTCTTCACCGCAGGTTTTAATGGCCATGACAGTGAGAGTTGTTGTTGAATTCTCAagtttatacaaaaaaaaaataagagatgCAGAACATACCAGATAAATAGGAATaaccaatgaaaaaaaaacatgttaaaaaaagaagataaatataCGAGTCATTCTGAAgattatatttacatacaattaagaaaattataattataataaattcaaaatTACACTATGCTATGAAAGAAAGtgagcatttatttatatttagtcCTACGTTAAAAACGTATCTAAAAGTATCTGTATCAAAACCGActtaatgtacaaaatgtaaaattattcattattcagaaTGGCTCATTTCAGAATGAACTTAGAATAATTTATGCATTAACATTACTTCAGTTTGCTTGCGTAACTGAACTCTGTAACGTTTCACCACTTATGTGCTGTTGACTATTTCTGAAGAAAGGGAGCATCAGTTGAACAAGTTTCCAATTAGGACTATTTACTAGAAAGTGTAGTCCAGACTTTCCTTTTATACTTGTTGCCCTTTTAGAAgtgtaaaacaagttttttttctcattttgaagGAAACTTGACATGCTGCACTATTCTGGAATAAATCACACTAAGGATGGAGTCTTGGTTCATAACTTGATATTTCTGTCAGTACCTGTAAGGATTGTGACCTTAAAGAAACATTACCTCGATCGCAGCTATTTAAATGAGTTAGAGGAAGGCTTTCTTAACCAATTCGCATACCATGGCCTCACTCCTAACGGTTAAGACGTAGTGCCAACAACTTATGTTTATATTGCATACTACTATACATCaacatttttacacttaaatTCATGCAACTTGACCAATAAACATGTATCAAGATCAATTCCTTAATAAACCATTGACCACGTTGCTTTGCTTTCAATACGGTTGACTTCAGACCAGCGGAGCCGACTGCACACCGCTGTTGATAGAGAAATGTTATCTTAAAGGCATTGATATAAACCTGTTTTATATCTATGCCCATTTAGTTAACGTTAGGGGCCTATCACCTGTCTAACAAAAACATGGTCtttgtatttgcatgtgtgcacTGTTTGAAGTTTGCGTTGCTGAGATGACAGACTTGCCCGTTCATCAGACGGAGTGTCAACTCTGGCTCAGGCAAAagattatttttgctttgaCCAAAACATTAAcctaggaaaaaaaaacaaaaaaaccttacCATTTGTTGGTGGTAGTGTTGACTATACATCGTCTTTATTACAACCATTTCTAAACCAAAACTTCACCAATTTAAAGCCACAGATTTAATGAATTCAGGGAATAGGAGTCTACTGGCTCCATGATTCAAAAAACCTCACATCATTTTCAGGTCTCACCATGGAAACATCAAAGTGTCCAGTG
The sequence above is a segment of the Anoplopoma fimbria isolate UVic2021 breed Golden Eagle Sablefish chromosome 12, Afim_UVic_2022, whole genome shotgun sequence genome. Coding sequences within it:
- the LOC129099946 gene encoding tubulin alpha chain-like; protein product: MRECISVHVGQAGVQIGNACWELYCLEHGLQPDGRMPSGTTSEGTDDSFNTFFSETGAGKHVPRAVFVDLEPTVIDEVRSGAYRQLFHPEQLITGKEDAANNYARGHYTVGKEIIELVLDRIRKLADRCTGLQGFLVFHSFGGGTGSGFTSLLMERLSVDYGKKSKLEFSIYPAPQVSTAVVEPYNAILTTHTTLEHSDCAFMVDNEAIYDICHRNLDIERPSYTNLNRLISQIVSSITASLRFDGALNVDLTEFQTNLVPYPRIHFPLATYAPVISAEKAYHEQLTVSEITNACFEPANQLVKCDPRHGKYMACCLLYRGDVVPKDVNAAIATIKTKRSIQFVDWCPTGFKVGINYQPPTVVPGGDLAKVQRAVCMLSNTTAIAEAWARLDHKFDLMYAKRAFVHWYVGEGMEEGEFSEAREDMAALEKDYEEVGTDSVGEGEEEDDGEF